One genomic region from Manis pentadactyla isolate mManPen7 chromosome 12, mManPen7.hap1, whole genome shotgun sequence encodes:
- the ODAD3 gene encoding outer dynein arm-docking complex subunit 3 isoform X1, which yields MTSPPCGAAASSALPAEDQVSTSPEVKRSPTRGRRRKPQGKGATQGGSPPHPKSGLLHTSAVEKEVAELQRKIQLLEANRKAFHESTQGTIKKNQETIDQLHENIKMSQLQLKDLLQGDEKVVQAVTEEWKLEWPYLKNKTCQQALEYLDHQLSKKVKQLNALHYQVGLRQKRLAELQQEYHLREQQMAEAQESNTEMARTMRSLENRLEKALMKAVEAERISKVYLQLKAQLQVGARRAWGGGKGKGEGHTGRDSGHRPAPFPVSQEENRHLKNRVDVMEAEVVKAEHELEELHVVKQEALKARDIAKNELQCLEETMSQERKKRERHLTECRKSLEERTLQKQHSEVETQSEHSLLPYSDVSQDSLPAKEEELRQRWSEYKMGVLLDKVKDAPGVADQHGLLQLCLVQGDISERLEAFKTENEQKLLSMKQEKERLQRELEDLKYSGEAALVSEQKQIAELQKRLKAEEQRRDEARDKVEGARRTLETAKEGLEHLVGKLSHVTLGGPALEEAMPRSSQDLKDGAATQQQEARGSSPKELDPNADDYLPNLMDLVAEKLLKLQTEVEKYNVPEVLRRIEDSKFYSKLEGTLPPHNTRITLPPAGLEDEFLASADEEDSEDEDNEVLTREELKRRSQKLIKSRSKMGGPPPGPSGALDPSGSNRGPTNPSKAKRGRDKRAEAAGGARSKERESGLQTFPR from the exons ATGACGTCTCCTCCGTGTGGGGCGGCCGCATCCAGCGCCCTGCCTGCTGAGGACCAAGTTTCCACCTCCCCCGAGGTCAAACGCAGCCCAACTCGGGGCAGGCGCCGCAAACCCCAAGGCAAAGGCGCAACTCAAGGCgggtccccaccccaccccaagtcGGGACTCCTCCACACATCCGCTGTGGAGAAGGAGGTGGCTGAGTTACAAAGGAAGATACAGTTATTAG AGGCTAACCGGAAGGCCTTTCATGAGAGCACCCAGGGGACCATTAAGAAGAATCAGGAGACAATCGACCAGCTCCATGAGAACATCAAGATGTCGCAGCTGCAGTTGAAGGACCTGCTCCAG GGAGATGAGAAAGTGGTCCAGGCAGTGACTGAGGAATGGAAGTTGGAGTGGCCCTACCTGAAGAACAAAACATGCCAG CAGGCCCTGGAGTACCTGGACCACCAGCTGAGTAAGAAGGTGAAGCAGCTAAACGCTCTGCACTATCAGGTGGGCTTGCGGCAGAAGCGGCTGGCGGAGCTCCAGCAGGAGTACCACCTGCGTGAACAGCAGATGGCCGAGGCGCAAGAAAGCAACACGGAGATGGCAAGG ACCATGCGGTCCCTGGAGAACCGCCTGGAGAAGGCCCTGATGAAGGCGGTGGAGGCAGAACGCATCAGCAAAGTGTACCTGCAGCTCAAGGCCCAGCTACAGGTAGGGGCCAggagggcttggggtgggggcaAAGGCAAGGGGGAGGGCCACACTGGTAGGGACAGCGGTCACAGGCCTGCCCCATTTCCCGTGTCCCAGGAAGAGAACCGTCACTTGAAGAACCGGGTGGACGTCATGGAAGCTGAGGTGGTGAAGGCGGAACACGAGCTGGAGGAGCTGCACGTGGTGAAACAGGAGGCGCTCAAGGCCAGGGATATCGCCAAG AACGAGCTGCAGTGTCTGGAGGAGACCATGTCACAGGAGCGCAAGAAGCGCGAGCGTCACCTAACCGAGTGCCGGAAGAGCCTAGAGGAGAGAACACTGCAGAAGCAACACAGCGAGGTCGAG ACCCAGAGCGAGCACTCGCTGCTGCCGTACAGCGATGTGAGCCAGGACAGCCTGCCGGCCAAGGAGGAGGAGCTGCGGCAGCGCTGGAGTGAGTACAAGATGGGGGTGCTCCTCGACAAGGTCAAGGACGCACCCGGCGTGGCCGACCAGCAC GGCCTACTGCAGCTATGCCTGGTGCAGGGTGACATTTCTGAGCGGTTGGAGGCTTTCAAAACCGAGAACGAGCAGAAGCTGCTGAGCATGAAGCAAGAGAAGGAGCGGCTGCAGCGGGAGCTGGAGGACCTCAAGTACTCTGGGGAAGCCGCGCTGGTGAG CGAGCAGAAGCAGATAGCCGAGTTGCAGAAACGCCTCAAGGCGGAGGAGCAGCGACGCGATGAGGCTCGGGATAAGGTGGAGGGTGCCAGGAGGACGCTGGAAACGGCCAAGGAAGGCCTGGAGCACCTGGTGGGCAAGCTGAGCCACGTCACCTTGGGAGGCCCCGCCCTCGAGGAAGCCATGCCTAGAAGCTCCCAGGACTTAAAAGACGGTGCCGCCACTCAG CAGCAGGAGGCCCGCGGCTCCTCGCCGAAGGAGCTGGATCCCAATGCAGATGACTATCTGCCCAATCTAATGGACCTCGTGGCGGAAAAGCTCCTGAAGCTGCAGACAGAAGTCGAAAAATACAACGTGCCTGAGGTGCTGCGCCGCATCGAGGACAGCAAG TTCTACTCCAAGCTAGAGGGAACGCTGCCCCCTCACAACACTCGCATCACCCTGCCGCCTGCCGGTCTCGAGGACGAGTTCTTGG CCTCCGCAGACGAAGAGGACAGTGAGGATGAAGACAACGAGGTGCTGACCCGCGAGGAGCTCAAGAGGCGTTCCCAGAAATTGATCAAATCCCGCAGCAAGATGGGCGGGCCCCCTCCGGGTCCCAGCGGAGCCCTTGATCCCTCTGGGTCCAACCGCGGGCCCACCAACCCGTCAAAGGCTAAACGCGGCAGGGATAAGAGAGCTGAGGCGGCTGGTGGCGCCCGGAGTAAAGAAAGGGAGTCAGGCCTCCAGACGTTCCCACGATAA
- the ODAD3 gene encoding outer dynein arm-docking complex subunit 3 isoform X4, whose amino-acid sequence MTSPPCGAAASSALPAEDQVSTSPEVKRSPTRGRRRKPQGKGATQGGSPPHPKSGLLHTSAVEKEVAELQRKIQLLEANRKAFHESTQGTIKKNQETIDQLHENIKMSQLQLKDLLQGDEKVVQAVTEEWKLEWPYLKNKTCQQALEYLDHQLSKKVKQLNALHYQVGLRQKRLAELQQEYHLREQQMAEAQESNTEMARTMRSLENRLEKALMKAVEAERISKVYLQLKAQLQVGARRAWGGGKGKGEGHTGRDSGHRPAPFPVSQEENRHLKNRVDVMEAEVVKAEHELEELHVVKQEALKARDIAKNELQCLEETMSQERKKRERHLTECRKSLEERTLQKQHSEVETQSEHSLLPYSDVSQDSLPAKEEELRQRWSEYKMGVLLDKVKDAPGVADQHGLLQLCLVQGDISERLEAFKTENEQKLLSMKQEKERLQRELEDLKYSGEAALVSEQKQIAELQKRLKAEEQRRDEARDKVEGARRTLETAKEGLEHLVGKLSHVTLGGPALEEAMPRSSQDLKDGAATQQQEARGSSPKELDPNADDYLPNLMDLVAEKLLKLQTEVEKYNVPEVLRRIEDILLQARGNAAPSQHSHHPAACRSRGRVLGLRRRRGQ is encoded by the exons ATGACGTCTCCTCCGTGTGGGGCGGCCGCATCCAGCGCCCTGCCTGCTGAGGACCAAGTTTCCACCTCCCCCGAGGTCAAACGCAGCCCAACTCGGGGCAGGCGCCGCAAACCCCAAGGCAAAGGCGCAACTCAAGGCgggtccccaccccaccccaagtcGGGACTCCTCCACACATCCGCTGTGGAGAAGGAGGTGGCTGAGTTACAAAGGAAGATACAGTTATTAG AGGCTAACCGGAAGGCCTTTCATGAGAGCACCCAGGGGACCATTAAGAAGAATCAGGAGACAATCGACCAGCTCCATGAGAACATCAAGATGTCGCAGCTGCAGTTGAAGGACCTGCTCCAG GGAGATGAGAAAGTGGTCCAGGCAGTGACTGAGGAATGGAAGTTGGAGTGGCCCTACCTGAAGAACAAAACATGCCAG CAGGCCCTGGAGTACCTGGACCACCAGCTGAGTAAGAAGGTGAAGCAGCTAAACGCTCTGCACTATCAGGTGGGCTTGCGGCAGAAGCGGCTGGCGGAGCTCCAGCAGGAGTACCACCTGCGTGAACAGCAGATGGCCGAGGCGCAAGAAAGCAACACGGAGATGGCAAGG ACCATGCGGTCCCTGGAGAACCGCCTGGAGAAGGCCCTGATGAAGGCGGTGGAGGCAGAACGCATCAGCAAAGTGTACCTGCAGCTCAAGGCCCAGCTACAGGTAGGGGCCAggagggcttggggtgggggcaAAGGCAAGGGGGAGGGCCACACTGGTAGGGACAGCGGTCACAGGCCTGCCCCATTTCCCGTGTCCCAGGAAGAGAACCGTCACTTGAAGAACCGGGTGGACGTCATGGAAGCTGAGGTGGTGAAGGCGGAACACGAGCTGGAGGAGCTGCACGTGGTGAAACAGGAGGCGCTCAAGGCCAGGGATATCGCCAAG AACGAGCTGCAGTGTCTGGAGGAGACCATGTCACAGGAGCGCAAGAAGCGCGAGCGTCACCTAACCGAGTGCCGGAAGAGCCTAGAGGAGAGAACACTGCAGAAGCAACACAGCGAGGTCGAG ACCCAGAGCGAGCACTCGCTGCTGCCGTACAGCGATGTGAGCCAGGACAGCCTGCCGGCCAAGGAGGAGGAGCTGCGGCAGCGCTGGAGTGAGTACAAGATGGGGGTGCTCCTCGACAAGGTCAAGGACGCACCCGGCGTGGCCGACCAGCAC GGCCTACTGCAGCTATGCCTGGTGCAGGGTGACATTTCTGAGCGGTTGGAGGCTTTCAAAACCGAGAACGAGCAGAAGCTGCTGAGCATGAAGCAAGAGAAGGAGCGGCTGCAGCGGGAGCTGGAGGACCTCAAGTACTCTGGGGAAGCCGCGCTGGTGAG CGAGCAGAAGCAGATAGCCGAGTTGCAGAAACGCCTCAAGGCGGAGGAGCAGCGACGCGATGAGGCTCGGGATAAGGTGGAGGGTGCCAGGAGGACGCTGGAAACGGCCAAGGAAGGCCTGGAGCACCTGGTGGGCAAGCTGAGCCACGTCACCTTGGGAGGCCCCGCCCTCGAGGAAGCCATGCCTAGAAGCTCCCAGGACTTAAAAGACGGTGCCGCCACTCAG CAGCAGGAGGCCCGCGGCTCCTCGCCGAAGGAGCTGGATCCCAATGCAGATGACTATCTGCCCAATCTAATGGACCTCGTGGCGGAAAAGCTCCTGAAGCTGCAGACAGAAGTCGAAAAATACAACGTGCCTGAGGTGCTGCGCCGCATCGAGGACA TTCTACTCCAAGCTAGAGGGAACGCTGCCCCCTCACAACACTCGCATCACCCTGCCGCCTGCCGGTCTCGAGGACGAGTTCTTGG CCTCCGCAGACGAAGAGGACAGTGA
- the ODAD3 gene encoding outer dynein arm-docking complex subunit 3 isoform X3: MTSPPCGAAASSALPAEDQVSTSPEVKRSPTRGRRRKPQGKGATQGGSPPHPKSGLLHTSAVEKEVAELQRKIQLLEANRKAFHESTQGTIKKNQETIDQLHENIKMSQLQLKDLLQGDEKVVQAVTEEWKLEWPYLKNKTCQQALEYLDHQLSKKVKQLNALHYQVGLRQKRLAELQQEYHLREQQMAEAQESNTEMARTMRSLENRLEKALMKAVEAERISKVYLQLKAQLQEENRHLKNRVDVMEAEVVKAEHELEELHVVKQEALKARDIAKNELQCLEETMSQERKKRERHLTECRKSLEERTLQKQHSEVETQSEHSLLPYSDVSQDSLPAKEEELRQRWSEYKMGVLLDKVKDAPGVADQHGLLQLCLVQGDISERLEAFKTENEQKLLSMKQEKERLQRELEDLKYSGEAALVSEQKQIAELQKRLKAEEQRRDEARDKVEGARRTLETAKEGLEHLVGKLSHVTLGGPALEEAMPRSSQDLKDGAATQQQEARGSSPKELDPNADDYLPNLMDLVAEKLLKLQTEVEKYNVPEVLRRIEDSKFYSKLEGTLPPHNTRITLPPAGLEDEFLASADEEDSEDEDNEVLTREELKRRSQKLIKSRSKMGGPPPGPSGALDPSGSNRGPTNPSKAKRGRDKRAEAAGGARSKERESGLQTFPR; this comes from the exons ATGACGTCTCCTCCGTGTGGGGCGGCCGCATCCAGCGCCCTGCCTGCTGAGGACCAAGTTTCCACCTCCCCCGAGGTCAAACGCAGCCCAACTCGGGGCAGGCGCCGCAAACCCCAAGGCAAAGGCGCAACTCAAGGCgggtccccaccccaccccaagtcGGGACTCCTCCACACATCCGCTGTGGAGAAGGAGGTGGCTGAGTTACAAAGGAAGATACAGTTATTAG AGGCTAACCGGAAGGCCTTTCATGAGAGCACCCAGGGGACCATTAAGAAGAATCAGGAGACAATCGACCAGCTCCATGAGAACATCAAGATGTCGCAGCTGCAGTTGAAGGACCTGCTCCAG GGAGATGAGAAAGTGGTCCAGGCAGTGACTGAGGAATGGAAGTTGGAGTGGCCCTACCTGAAGAACAAAACATGCCAG CAGGCCCTGGAGTACCTGGACCACCAGCTGAGTAAGAAGGTGAAGCAGCTAAACGCTCTGCACTATCAGGTGGGCTTGCGGCAGAAGCGGCTGGCGGAGCTCCAGCAGGAGTACCACCTGCGTGAACAGCAGATGGCCGAGGCGCAAGAAAGCAACACGGAGATGGCAAGG ACCATGCGGTCCCTGGAGAACCGCCTGGAGAAGGCCCTGATGAAGGCGGTGGAGGCAGAACGCATCAGCAAAGTGTACCTGCAGCTCAAGGCCCAGCTACAG GAAGAGAACCGTCACTTGAAGAACCGGGTGGACGTCATGGAAGCTGAGGTGGTGAAGGCGGAACACGAGCTGGAGGAGCTGCACGTGGTGAAACAGGAGGCGCTCAAGGCCAGGGATATCGCCAAG AACGAGCTGCAGTGTCTGGAGGAGACCATGTCACAGGAGCGCAAGAAGCGCGAGCGTCACCTAACCGAGTGCCGGAAGAGCCTAGAGGAGAGAACACTGCAGAAGCAACACAGCGAGGTCGAG ACCCAGAGCGAGCACTCGCTGCTGCCGTACAGCGATGTGAGCCAGGACAGCCTGCCGGCCAAGGAGGAGGAGCTGCGGCAGCGCTGGAGTGAGTACAAGATGGGGGTGCTCCTCGACAAGGTCAAGGACGCACCCGGCGTGGCCGACCAGCAC GGCCTACTGCAGCTATGCCTGGTGCAGGGTGACATTTCTGAGCGGTTGGAGGCTTTCAAAACCGAGAACGAGCAGAAGCTGCTGAGCATGAAGCAAGAGAAGGAGCGGCTGCAGCGGGAGCTGGAGGACCTCAAGTACTCTGGGGAAGCCGCGCTGGTGAG CGAGCAGAAGCAGATAGCCGAGTTGCAGAAACGCCTCAAGGCGGAGGAGCAGCGACGCGATGAGGCTCGGGATAAGGTGGAGGGTGCCAGGAGGACGCTGGAAACGGCCAAGGAAGGCCTGGAGCACCTGGTGGGCAAGCTGAGCCACGTCACCTTGGGAGGCCCCGCCCTCGAGGAAGCCATGCCTAGAAGCTCCCAGGACTTAAAAGACGGTGCCGCCACTCAG CAGCAGGAGGCCCGCGGCTCCTCGCCGAAGGAGCTGGATCCCAATGCAGATGACTATCTGCCCAATCTAATGGACCTCGTGGCGGAAAAGCTCCTGAAGCTGCAGACAGAAGTCGAAAAATACAACGTGCCTGAGGTGCTGCGCCGCATCGAGGACAGCAAG TTCTACTCCAAGCTAGAGGGAACGCTGCCCCCTCACAACACTCGCATCACCCTGCCGCCTGCCGGTCTCGAGGACGAGTTCTTGG CCTCCGCAGACGAAGAGGACAGTGAGGATGAAGACAACGAGGTGCTGACCCGCGAGGAGCTCAAGAGGCGTTCCCAGAAATTGATCAAATCCCGCAGCAAGATGGGCGGGCCCCCTCCGGGTCCCAGCGGAGCCCTTGATCCCTCTGGGTCCAACCGCGGGCCCACCAACCCGTCAAAGGCTAAACGCGGCAGGGATAAGAGAGCTGAGGCGGCTGGTGGCGCCCGGAGTAAAGAAAGGGAGTCAGGCCTCCAGACGTTCCCACGATAA
- the ODAD3 gene encoding outer dynein arm-docking complex subunit 3 isoform X5: MTSPPCGAAASSALPAEDQVSTSPEVKRSPTRGRRRKPQGKGATQGGSPPHPKSGLLHTSAVEKEVAELQRKIQLLEANRKAFHESTQGTIKKNQETIDQLHENIKMSQLQLKDLLQGDEKVVQAVTEEWKLEWPYLKNKTCQQALEYLDHQLSKKVKQLNALHYQVGLRQKRLAELQQEYHLREQQMAEAQESNTEMARTMRSLENRLEKALMKAVEAERISKVYLQLKAQLQVGARRAWGGGKGKGEGHTGRDSGHRPAPFPVSQEENRHLKNRVDVMEAEVVKAEHELEELHVVKQEALKARDIAKNELQCLEETMSQERKKRERHLTECRKSLEERTLQKQHSEVETQSEHSLLPYSDVSQDSLPAKEEELRQRWSEYKMGVLLDKVKDAPGVADQHGLLQLCLVQGDISERLEAFKTENEQKLLSMKQEKERLQRELEDLKYSGEAALVSEQKQIAELQKRLKAEEQRRDEARDKVEGARRTLETAKEGLEHLVGKLSHVTLGGPALEEAMPRSSQDLKDGAATQVEFLPGLKGSHSRNPPRAGC; this comes from the exons ATGACGTCTCCTCCGTGTGGGGCGGCCGCATCCAGCGCCCTGCCTGCTGAGGACCAAGTTTCCACCTCCCCCGAGGTCAAACGCAGCCCAACTCGGGGCAGGCGCCGCAAACCCCAAGGCAAAGGCGCAACTCAAGGCgggtccccaccccaccccaagtcGGGACTCCTCCACACATCCGCTGTGGAGAAGGAGGTGGCTGAGTTACAAAGGAAGATACAGTTATTAG AGGCTAACCGGAAGGCCTTTCATGAGAGCACCCAGGGGACCATTAAGAAGAATCAGGAGACAATCGACCAGCTCCATGAGAACATCAAGATGTCGCAGCTGCAGTTGAAGGACCTGCTCCAG GGAGATGAGAAAGTGGTCCAGGCAGTGACTGAGGAATGGAAGTTGGAGTGGCCCTACCTGAAGAACAAAACATGCCAG CAGGCCCTGGAGTACCTGGACCACCAGCTGAGTAAGAAGGTGAAGCAGCTAAACGCTCTGCACTATCAGGTGGGCTTGCGGCAGAAGCGGCTGGCGGAGCTCCAGCAGGAGTACCACCTGCGTGAACAGCAGATGGCCGAGGCGCAAGAAAGCAACACGGAGATGGCAAGG ACCATGCGGTCCCTGGAGAACCGCCTGGAGAAGGCCCTGATGAAGGCGGTGGAGGCAGAACGCATCAGCAAAGTGTACCTGCAGCTCAAGGCCCAGCTACAGGTAGGGGCCAggagggcttggggtgggggcaAAGGCAAGGGGGAGGGCCACACTGGTAGGGACAGCGGTCACAGGCCTGCCCCATTTCCCGTGTCCCAGGAAGAGAACCGTCACTTGAAGAACCGGGTGGACGTCATGGAAGCTGAGGTGGTGAAGGCGGAACACGAGCTGGAGGAGCTGCACGTGGTGAAACAGGAGGCGCTCAAGGCCAGGGATATCGCCAAG AACGAGCTGCAGTGTCTGGAGGAGACCATGTCACAGGAGCGCAAGAAGCGCGAGCGTCACCTAACCGAGTGCCGGAAGAGCCTAGAGGAGAGAACACTGCAGAAGCAACACAGCGAGGTCGAG ACCCAGAGCGAGCACTCGCTGCTGCCGTACAGCGATGTGAGCCAGGACAGCCTGCCGGCCAAGGAGGAGGAGCTGCGGCAGCGCTGGAGTGAGTACAAGATGGGGGTGCTCCTCGACAAGGTCAAGGACGCACCCGGCGTGGCCGACCAGCAC GGCCTACTGCAGCTATGCCTGGTGCAGGGTGACATTTCTGAGCGGTTGGAGGCTTTCAAAACCGAGAACGAGCAGAAGCTGCTGAGCATGAAGCAAGAGAAGGAGCGGCTGCAGCGGGAGCTGGAGGACCTCAAGTACTCTGGGGAAGCCGCGCTGGTGAG CGAGCAGAAGCAGATAGCCGAGTTGCAGAAACGCCTCAAGGCGGAGGAGCAGCGACGCGATGAGGCTCGGGATAAGGTGGAGGGTGCCAGGAGGACGCTGGAAACGGCCAAGGAAGGCCTGGAGCACCTGGTGGGCAAGCTGAGCCACGTCACCTTGGGAGGCCCCGCCCTCGAGGAAGCCATGCCTAGAAGCTCCCAGGACTTAAAAGACGGTGCCGCCACTCAGGTGGAGTTCCTACCGGGACTCAAGGGAAGCCACTCGCGAAACCCACCCCGTGCCGGGTGCTGA
- the ODAD3 gene encoding outer dynein arm-docking complex subunit 3 isoform X2 — translation MTSPPCGAAASSALPAEDQVSTSPEVKRSPTRGRRRKPQGKGATQGGSPPHPKSGLLHTSAVEKEVAELQRKIQLLEANRKAFHESTQGTIKKNQETIDQLHENIKMSQLQLKDLLQGDEKVVQAVTEEWKLEWPYLKNKTCQQALEYLDHQLSKKVKQLNALHYQVGLRQKRLAELQQEYHLREQQMAEAQESNTEMARTMRSLENRLEKALMKAVEAERISKVYLQLKAQLQVGARRAWGGGKGKGEGHTGRDSGHRPAPFPVSQEENRHLKNRVDVMEAEVVKAEHELEELHVVKQEALKARDIAKNELQCLEETMSQERKKRERHLTECRKSLEERTLQKQHSEVETQSEHSLLPYSDVSQDSLPAKEEELRQRWSEYKMGVLLDKVKDAPGVADQHGLLQLCLVQGDISERLEAFKTENEQKLLSMKQEKERLQRELEDLKYSGEAALVSEQKQIAELQKRLKAEEQRRDEARDKVEGARRTLETAKEGLEHLVGKLSHVTLGGPALEEAMPRSSQDLKDGAATQQEARGSSPKELDPNADDYLPNLMDLVAEKLLKLQTEVEKYNVPEVLRRIEDSKFYSKLEGTLPPHNTRITLPPAGLEDEFLASADEEDSEDEDNEVLTREELKRRSQKLIKSRSKMGGPPPGPSGALDPSGSNRGPTNPSKAKRGRDKRAEAAGGARSKERESGLQTFPR, via the exons ATGACGTCTCCTCCGTGTGGGGCGGCCGCATCCAGCGCCCTGCCTGCTGAGGACCAAGTTTCCACCTCCCCCGAGGTCAAACGCAGCCCAACTCGGGGCAGGCGCCGCAAACCCCAAGGCAAAGGCGCAACTCAAGGCgggtccccaccccaccccaagtcGGGACTCCTCCACACATCCGCTGTGGAGAAGGAGGTGGCTGAGTTACAAAGGAAGATACAGTTATTAG AGGCTAACCGGAAGGCCTTTCATGAGAGCACCCAGGGGACCATTAAGAAGAATCAGGAGACAATCGACCAGCTCCATGAGAACATCAAGATGTCGCAGCTGCAGTTGAAGGACCTGCTCCAG GGAGATGAGAAAGTGGTCCAGGCAGTGACTGAGGAATGGAAGTTGGAGTGGCCCTACCTGAAGAACAAAACATGCCAG CAGGCCCTGGAGTACCTGGACCACCAGCTGAGTAAGAAGGTGAAGCAGCTAAACGCTCTGCACTATCAGGTGGGCTTGCGGCAGAAGCGGCTGGCGGAGCTCCAGCAGGAGTACCACCTGCGTGAACAGCAGATGGCCGAGGCGCAAGAAAGCAACACGGAGATGGCAAGG ACCATGCGGTCCCTGGAGAACCGCCTGGAGAAGGCCCTGATGAAGGCGGTGGAGGCAGAACGCATCAGCAAAGTGTACCTGCAGCTCAAGGCCCAGCTACAGGTAGGGGCCAggagggcttggggtgggggcaAAGGCAAGGGGGAGGGCCACACTGGTAGGGACAGCGGTCACAGGCCTGCCCCATTTCCCGTGTCCCAGGAAGAGAACCGTCACTTGAAGAACCGGGTGGACGTCATGGAAGCTGAGGTGGTGAAGGCGGAACACGAGCTGGAGGAGCTGCACGTGGTGAAACAGGAGGCGCTCAAGGCCAGGGATATCGCCAAG AACGAGCTGCAGTGTCTGGAGGAGACCATGTCACAGGAGCGCAAGAAGCGCGAGCGTCACCTAACCGAGTGCCGGAAGAGCCTAGAGGAGAGAACACTGCAGAAGCAACACAGCGAGGTCGAG ACCCAGAGCGAGCACTCGCTGCTGCCGTACAGCGATGTGAGCCAGGACAGCCTGCCGGCCAAGGAGGAGGAGCTGCGGCAGCGCTGGAGTGAGTACAAGATGGGGGTGCTCCTCGACAAGGTCAAGGACGCACCCGGCGTGGCCGACCAGCAC GGCCTACTGCAGCTATGCCTGGTGCAGGGTGACATTTCTGAGCGGTTGGAGGCTTTCAAAACCGAGAACGAGCAGAAGCTGCTGAGCATGAAGCAAGAGAAGGAGCGGCTGCAGCGGGAGCTGGAGGACCTCAAGTACTCTGGGGAAGCCGCGCTGGTGAG CGAGCAGAAGCAGATAGCCGAGTTGCAGAAACGCCTCAAGGCGGAGGAGCAGCGACGCGATGAGGCTCGGGATAAGGTGGAGGGTGCCAGGAGGACGCTGGAAACGGCCAAGGAAGGCCTGGAGCACCTGGTGGGCAAGCTGAGCCACGTCACCTTGGGAGGCCCCGCCCTCGAGGAAGCCATGCCTAGAAGCTCCCAGGACTTAAAAGACGGTGCCGCCACTCAG CAGGAGGCCCGCGGCTCCTCGCCGAAGGAGCTGGATCCCAATGCAGATGACTATCTGCCCAATCTAATGGACCTCGTGGCGGAAAAGCTCCTGAAGCTGCAGACAGAAGTCGAAAAATACAACGTGCCTGAGGTGCTGCGCCGCATCGAGGACAGCAAG TTCTACTCCAAGCTAGAGGGAACGCTGCCCCCTCACAACACTCGCATCACCCTGCCGCCTGCCGGTCTCGAGGACGAGTTCTTGG CCTCCGCAGACGAAGAGGACAGTGAGGATGAAGACAACGAGGTGCTGACCCGCGAGGAGCTCAAGAGGCGTTCCCAGAAATTGATCAAATCCCGCAGCAAGATGGGCGGGCCCCCTCCGGGTCCCAGCGGAGCCCTTGATCCCTCTGGGTCCAACCGCGGGCCCACCAACCCGTCAAAGGCTAAACGCGGCAGGGATAAGAGAGCTGAGGCGGCTGGTGGCGCCCGGAGTAAAGAAAGGGAGTCAGGCCTCCAGACGTTCCCACGATAA